The Argentina anserina chromosome 5, drPotAnse1.1, whole genome shotgun sequence genome includes the window ACTAGAAGCAACCAAAACCACAATGCAATACGCCACTCTATCTATCACTATGGAACCATCTTACTCTTACTGATAGCAAAAAGTTAGTACAACAatgggtaaattcctcctatggtacctgatgtatggctacttggacaatttggtacatgatgtatgaaaacggataatttggtacctgaagttctcatttgtattccattttggtacttatttcaattttgatcatactTTCAGGGTACTAAATAGTCATCTAGCCCTTATGAAAGGGATGTCAATATCTCTCCTTGGTCTGTATGCCTAAAATCTTCAAAATCCAATACGTACTCAAAATTTAATCTCATTGGCCTTATTTTCTATCTCCTCCCACTAAACACAACTTTTTCAATGTGCTTTTTGAAAAGAAACGAGAGGGAGAATTCTACCCAAATGAAATGATCAAAAAGGTCGAACAAGCTAACCACAAGAGGATTTAGGATTTAGAATGGATCACGACTTCAAACAGAAGTCACAAATGGTGTGCCTATAAGAGTTAACTATTTGTTCAAATGCAAAAATATCAACAGCGTATCTGAAACATGCTTTACAGGAAGTAAGGAGAAAAGACACATGACAAGGCATCAACACAGGGTAAGTATTCAACTGATCAATGGTAGCGTTAAACAAattaatcaatatatatatatagcaggaAAACCAACACAAGCATATTATCTCTTATATAGCAAACAGCTAAAATCTGCAGGTTCTTCTAAGTACAATAACTAAGAACAAAACCACTAAAACACACCTTCCATTTCATCTCACTTCCCATTGAGCCTCTCAATGGCGGTGATAAGACCTTGCGTTCCAAGCTTCCCATCCCCATTAGCCACCATACCTGAAAACAACTGCTTGCCCAATGCAGCACCCGGCAACACTACTACATTCGCATCCTCACCTTCCTCAACAACATCCACCCCCATCCCCATATCCTTCACCATATACTCCGCAAAACCACCCAACCTGAAGTCCCTCTCAATCATCCTCTCCCCAAACAACCCCATTACTTTCGACCCCGCCGCGCCACCCCTCACCGCCTCCATAAACCGCCTGACATCCAACCCGGCCCGCTCCGCAAACACCAACCCTTCACTCAGCCAAGCAAATTCACCCCCACAATGATCTGATTTCCAATTTTACAGCTCTGGCCGGAGCCAGCCGGACCCAAATAAGTCACCTTCCCATGATATCAAACAACGGCGCCAGCCACTCCACCACCGCCGCATCCCCGCCGGCCAGTACAGCAAGCTTGCACTCCATGGCCCCGATGTACCGCCGGACACGGGCGCGTCGACGGACAAGCAGCCGACGGCGCGTGCGGCGGCAGAAACGTCACGCGCGAGGGTGGGTGGCTGCTGGTCATGTCGACGGTGATGGAGTTGGGGCGGAAGCCGGAGAGTAGAGCGTGTGGGGCGAGGTAGTTGGAGCGGACGTCGGAGGGGTGGCCGAGCATGGTGAAATGGGGACAGGGCGAGGTGGGTGCCGAGGGATTGGAGGGGGCTGGCTTTGGAAGGAGTGCGAGCGTAGACGGTGAGGGAGTAGCCGGCAGAGATGAGGCGGGAGGCCATAACGGCTCGCAAGACGCCGATGCCGATCCAGCCGATGCGGGTTTTGGCCGGAGATATGGGGTCTGGGTAAGGACTCCccttagggctcgtcaacagGGCCGAGACGAGACCGGCCTGACCCATTGGCAttaagtgatttcaaatatgtaaatagttttggcattcgcatctttgtaatgtgTCCTACCCtcagggcatattagtgttgtttttagtttgctgaaaattctgacggtcaaacgaaatCTGTATtggataaattttaaaatagtcactaaatatatataccgatcacatcaggtgatgtcgatcgattccaataagttttcttcatataattatttcataatacgatagttttattataaacctaatataaatgttataatacattagtggacacttcgatAATCGACAATTTCAGTTCAAAATATAGTCGATCGACACcggcag containing:
- the LOC126795689 gene encoding LOW QUALITY PROTEIN: probable 3-hydroxyisobutyrate dehydrogenase-like 3, mitochondrial (The sequence of the model RefSeq protein was modified relative to this genomic sequence to represent the inferred CDS: inserted 6 bases in 5 codons) — protein: MGQAGLVSALLTSPKGSPYPDPISPAKTRIGWIGIGVLRAVMASRLISAGYSLTVYARTPSKASPLQSLGTHLALSPXFTMLGHPSDVRSNYLAPHALLSGFRPNSITVDMTSSXPTLARDVSAAARAVGCLSVDAPVSGGXIGAMECKLAVLAGGDAAVVEWLAPLFDIXGKVTYLGPAGSGQSCKIGNQIIVGVNLLGXSEGLVFAERAGLDVRRFMEAVRGGAAGSKVMGLFGERMIERDFRLGGFAEYMVKDMGMGVDVVEEGEDANVVVLPGAALGKQLFSGMVANGDGKLGTQGLITAIERLNGK